A window of Argopecten irradians isolate NY chromosome 1, Ai_NY, whole genome shotgun sequence contains these coding sequences:
- the LOC138328279 gene encoding mucin-2-like, producing the protein MLVITVLLVSLTLSSAQNNGVCEDVNSLICQDLYKLNPNMCENACYSVALCPRFCGKCPLKCYQCHEVSSPDQCYTTAQCPSFDHFCITSQTFTDDFREVFKLGCAPNFICTSHFGPAIGRREDNIDRRGTLQGSCCDTDLCNIKSRNVSQKSILPAIPVLGDDVVPPVSFDDFVIDIDPTTHKTSPMVATSAQTNTQAPVSTSVPFAKVTSTPITDMPTTLTAARTDTPTAATVTDFGVPTAATDRTYYLSISSVAPGLITDPPNAAWTSTPAVTSGLITERPTTPSAAWTSTPAVTSGLITERPTTPTAAWTSNPIETSGLITERPTTPTAAWTSTPVETSGLITERPTTPNAAWTSTPAVTSGLITERPTTPTAAWTSTSAATSAPVTVAPDCDDVDADICSRLDAASPAMCTVDCIANEVCPRKCGKCMGCYQCSHVPAAETCSHKTICAAGEQCFTVETISATLERGFRMGCLNEKLCSSFGEAAPNIFGKRQAFELSLRGGCCKGDYCNHHALLPTTTMAPTTTTTPTITTPPPPTTTTQQPTTHNPDYNCPSRHTKCPTGWIPYHSSCYALSVTPKSWADAKATCERLCSNLADFSSSADLLSVIADVGKKVNAQVGRLRSTIAWVDGQVTNYHWVLGNGQGVDSSLTHNLRRSDNSECGSINIGTWTLSQHTAISQYLEPLDCHTQHMPLCEIEHVYS; encoded by the exons CGTTGAAATGTTACCAGTGTCACGAGGTGTCCAGCCCAGACCAATGTTACACAACCGCGCAGTGTCCGTCATTTGATCAC TTCTGCATTACAAGTCAAACTTTTACTGATGACTTCAGGGAAGTGTTTAAGCTGGGTTGTGCTCCTAACTTT ATATGCACATCACATTTTGGTCCAGCAATAGGTCGACGAGAAGATAACATTGACCGACGAGGTACGTTACAAGGCTCCTGTTGTGATACGGACTTATGCAACATCAAGTCTCGTAACGTGTCTCAGAAGTCAATACTTCCAGCCATACCTGTACTCGGCGACGACGTCGTGCCGCCTGTTTCGTTTGATgactttgtcatagatatcgaTCCAACTACGCACAAAACTTCACCTATGGTTGCAACGTCGGCGCAGACAAATACTCAAGCTCCAGTTTCGACATCAGTTCCATTTGCCAAAGTTACATCAACTCCAATCACTGACATGCCTACAACTCTGACTGCAGCGCGGACAGATACTCCCACCGCAGCTACAGTAACTGATTTTGGCGTTCCTACCGCAGCTACAGACCGGACATATTATCTATCTATATCATCTGTAGCTCCAGGTTTGATAACTGATCCACCAAATGCAGCATGGACTTCAACTCCAGCTGTAACATCAGGTCTAATAACAGAGAGGCCTACAACACCAAGTGCAGCATGGACTTCAACTCCAGCTGTAACGTCAGGTCTAATAACAGAGAGGCCTACAACTCCAACTGCAGCATGGACTTCAAATCCAATTGAAACGTCAGGTCTAATAACAGAGAGGCCTACAACTCCAACTGCAGCATGGACTTCAACTCCAGTTGAAACGTCAGGTCTAATAACAGAGAGGCCTACAACTCCAAATGCAGCATGGACTTCAACTCCAGCTGTAACGTCAGGTCTAATAACTGAAAGGCCTACAACTCCAACTGCAGCGTGGACATCAACTTCAGCTGCCACCTCAGCTCCAGTGACTGTTGCCCCTGACTGTGATGACGTTGATGCGGATATCTGCTCTCGTCTAGATGCTGCATCCCCGGCTATGTGCACTGTTGATTGTATTGCAAACGAGGTCTGCCCTAGGAAATGTGGCAAATGCA TGGGTTGTTACCAGTGTAGTCACGTGCCAGCCGCCGAAACCTGTTCTCACAAAACCATCTGTGCCGCCGGAGAG CAATGTTTTACTGTTGAGACAATATCAGCTACTTTAGAAAGGGGATTCAGGATGGGATGCTTAAACGAAAAG CTTTGTTCATCCTTCGGTGAAGCAGCTCCAAACATCTTCGGAAAGCGTCAAGCATTCGAACTTTCACTTCGTGGTGGTTGTTGTAAAGGTGATTACTGTAACCACCACGCTCTACTACCGACAACCACTATGGCACCAACGACTACCACAACCCCAACAATaacaacaccaccaccaccaacaacaacaactcaGCAACCGACAACACATAACCCTGACTACA ACTGCCCAAGTCGCCACACCAAATGTCCGACTGGATGGATCCCTTACCATTCATCATGCTATGCTTTGTCAGTGACGCCGAAGAGCTGGGCGGACGCCAAG GCTACATGTGAACGTCTATGCAGTAACCTAGCGGATTTTAGTTCTAGCGCTGACTTACTTAGTGTCATTGCGGATGTCGGAAAGAAAGTGAACGCCCAGGTTGGAAGACTAA GAAGTACAATAGCATGGGTAGATGGTCAGGTGACAAACTATCATTGGGTCCTGGGAAATGGACAGGGAGTGGATAGTAGTCTCACGCATAACTTACGCAGGTCCGACAACTCCGAGTGTGGCTCAATAAATATTGGAACCTGGACACTGAGTCAACATACGGCGATTAGTCAGTACTTGGAACCATTGGACTGTCACACCCAACACATGCCATTATGTGAAATAGAACATGTTTATTCGTGA